The Streptomyces sp. NBC_01268 genome window below encodes:
- a CDS encoding FlgD immunoglobulin-like domain containing protein, which produces MIGDLAYVNDYWTVDRFGGAIAYSDKQQRIHVVPTGVPASALSVLDHDDAQVLDLAANSSWTGRWWLNKPAGSWSLTLKDRAGIVVRTLRGGETRGLVKAVWDGRGDGGTALAEGRYTWELAAAPADGVGADLYRIGETFLTRGGLATYEPVAPARILSTVTGIGAPKAKIGPGGTVTVQVTGRGGVATTGVTAVTMNVTATNPTASTYVSVYPTGTNRPATSSLNVAAGRTAPNLVTVPVGKDGKVTLYNHSGSVDLLADVAGSYTLSGQGDRFRAVTPARLLSTVTGTGAPKAAIGPGKTVSVQVAGRGGIPDTGVTAVTVNVTATNPTAATYVSAYPYGTPRPATSNLNVTVGQTVANLVTVPVKDGRITLYNHAGSIDLLADVAGYFTSAAGQGDRFRAVAPARILTTVTGVGAPKAKVGAGQIVNLQVAGQGGIPVTGVSAIVMNVTVTSPTTSTYVSAYPYGTPRPATSNLNVTAGRTLANQVVVPIRDGKVTLYNHSGAVDLLADVAGYFTE; this is translated from the coding sequence GTGATCGGGGACCTCGCCTATGTCAACGACTACTGGACTGTGGATCGTTTCGGCGGCGCCATCGCCTACAGCGACAAGCAGCAGCGTATCCACGTCGTCCCGACCGGCGTCCCCGCATCCGCCCTCTCCGTCCTCGACCACGACGACGCGCAGGTCCTGGACCTCGCCGCCAATTCCTCCTGGACCGGCAGGTGGTGGCTGAACAAGCCCGCCGGCTCTTGGTCGCTGACACTCAAGGACCGGGCCGGGATCGTGGTGCGGACCCTGCGCGGGGGAGAGACGCGGGGGCTGGTGAAGGCCGTGTGGGACGGCCGGGGTGACGGCGGCACGGCACTGGCCGAAGGGCGGTACACGTGGGAGCTGGCCGCCGCACCCGCCGACGGTGTCGGGGCCGACCTGTACCGCATTGGTGAGACGTTTCTGACGCGCGGGGGTCTCGCTACGTACGAGCCGGTGGCCCCGGCTCGGATCCTCAGCACCGTGACAGGCATCGGCGCGCCGAAGGCGAAGATCGGTCCCGGCGGCACGGTGACAGTCCAGGTCACCGGACGCGGCGGGGTGGCCACGACCGGCGTGACGGCGGTGACCATGAACGTGACCGCGACGAACCCGACCGCGTCGACGTACGTGTCGGTCTACCCCACCGGGACGAACCGCCCTGCCACATCCAGTCTGAACGTGGCGGCCGGGCGGACCGCGCCGAACCTGGTGACCGTCCCGGTCGGCAAGGACGGCAAGGTCACGCTCTACAACCACTCCGGCTCCGTCGACCTTCTCGCCGACGTGGCCGGCTCCTACACACTCAGCGGCCAGGGCGACCGCTTCCGAGCGGTGACGCCCGCCCGGCTGCTCAGCACCGTGACCGGCACGGGCGCGCCGAAGGCCGCCATCGGCCCGGGCAAGACGGTATCTGTACAGGTCGCGGGCCGTGGCGGGATTCCGGACACGGGTGTGACAGCGGTGACGGTGAACGTGACCGCCACGAACCCGACCGCGGCGACGTACGTGTCGGCCTATCCGTACGGGACACCGCGCCCTGCCACGTCGAACCTGAATGTGACCGTTGGCCAGACCGTGGCCAACCTGGTGACCGTCCCGGTCAAGGACGGCAGGATCACGCTGTACAACCATGCCGGTTCGATCGATCTCCTGGCCGACGTGGCCGGGTACTTCACCAGCGCGGCCGGGCAGGGCGACCGGTTCAGAGCAGTGGCCCCCGCCCGGATCCTGACCACCGTCACCGGTGTGGGGGCGCCCAAGGCCAAGGTCGGCGCGGGCCAGATCGTGAACCTGCAGGTCGCGGGCCAGGGCGGCATACCGGTCACCGGCGTGTCCGCGATCGTCATGAACGTGACCGTCACCAGCCCGACCACGTCGACGTACGTGTCGGCTTATCCGTACGGGACCCCGCGGCCGGCGACCTCGAACCTGAACGTGACCGCCGGCCGTACACTCGCCAACCAGGTCGTCGTCCCGATCCGCGACGGCAAGGTGACGCTGTACAACCACTCCGGCGCGGTGGACCTCCTCGCCGATGTGGCGGGCTACTTCACCGAGTAA